In one window of Henckelia pumila isolate YLH828 chromosome 1, ASM3356847v2, whole genome shotgun sequence DNA:
- the LOC140876186 gene encoding auxin-responsive protein SAUR36 — translation MGKTRGFRLGRKLVKVFNWFIHRRTRRRPTAYERLEPPRGPVSKLCSKWVNFLKMGLCSGKRNSGYIRVGHRSIERPNLPAASVPKGHLAVYVGDKEDDASRVLVPVIYFNHPLFGELLKEAENLYGFNHPGGIQIPCPKSQLENIQMKIAAARGGGTWRRRRI, via the coding sequence ATGGGAAAAACCAGGGGATTCAGGCTCGGACGCAAACTGGTCAAGGTCTTCAACTGGTTCATCCACCGTCGAACGCGGCGGAGACCAACCGCGTACGAGCGCCTGGAACCGCCGAGGGGACCCGTTTCCAAGCTCTGCAGCAAGTGGGTCAACTTCTTGAAAATGGGCCtctgctcaggcaaaagaaatTCGGGTTATATTCGGGTCGGGCATCGGTCAATTGAGCGACCAAATCTACCGGCGGCGAGTGTACCGAAAGGGCACCTTGCGGTGTATGTGGGTGATAAAGAGGACGACGCGTCTCGAGTTCTGGTTCCTGTAATCTACTTCAATCACCCGTTGTTTGGTGAGCTGTTGAAGGAGGCTGAAAACCTTTACGGGTTCAATCACCCTGGTGGGATTCAGATTCCTTGCCCGAAATCCCAGTTggagaatattcagatgaagaTCGCCGCCGCAAGAGGCGGTGGAACCTGGCGGAGGAGGCGCATCTAG
- the LOC140875938 gene encoding thylakoid lumenal protein TL20.3, chloroplastic gives MALSSISLLPLRSMNKISSSKFSDKNLTSFHVSSKPSSVSCQYETEKGKPGTEPKKWRNLVSTALAAAAVVAFSFNIPAIADLNKFEAETRGEFGIGSAAQYGSADLKKAVHVNENFRRANFTSADMRESDFSGSTFNGAYLEKAVAYKANFTGADLSDTLMDRMVLNEANLTNAVLVRSVLTRSDLGGAIIDGADFSDAVIDLLQKQALCKYASGTNPVTGISTRKSLGCGNTRRNAYGSPSSPLLSAPPPKLLDRDGFCDSETGLCDAS, from the exons ATGGCTCTCAGTTCGATTTCATTGCTGCCATTAAGATCCATGAATAAAATTTCTTCCTCAAAATTTTCTGATAAAAATCTCACTTCTTTTCACGTCTCTTCGAAGCCCTCGTCTGTTTCTTGCCAATACGAAACTGAAAAGGGCAAACCTGGCACAG AGCCTAAGAAGTGGAGAAATCTTGTTTCAACAGCTTTGGCGGCGGCGGCCGTGGTAGCATTTAGCTTTAACATACCAGCTATTGCTGATCTTAATAAATTCGAAGCCGAAACTCGGGGTGAATTCGGGATTGGATCAGCTGCTCAATATGGTTCCGCAGACCTCAA GAAAGCAGTTCATGTGAATGAGAATTTCAG AAGAGCCAATTTCACTTCTGCTGATATGAGGGAATCGGACTTCAGTGGTTCAACTTTCAATGGTGCATATCTTGAGAAAGCAGTTGCATATAAAGCTAATTTCACGG GTGCTGATTTGAGTGACACCCTAATGGATCGAATG GTATTAAATGAAGCTAATCTAACAAACGCTGTGCTAGTTAGATCTGTCCTCACACGGAGTGATCTTGGGGGTGCCATAATTGACGGTGCTGATTTCAGTGATGCAGTTATAGACCTTCTCCAGAAACAG GCACTTTGCAAGTATGCGAGTGGCACCAATCCTGTAACAGGAATAAGCACCAGAAAAAGTCTTGGCTGTGGGAATACCCGACGAAATGCATATGGTTCTCCATCTTCTCCTCTTCTCAGTGCTCCTCCACCCAAACTCCTTGATCGTGACGGTTTTTGCGATTCAGAAACTGGACTATGTGATGCTAGCTGA
- the LOC140875930 gene encoding protein INAPERTURATE POLLEN1: MLKSALFRRKKSASTSKPFEIFYKEWFATLADTLLPQLRRALSSVSTSPALLSAQVDAMHHHLRSYYENMELAAVEDVAQCLYPGWRNSLEKPFLWLADLHPYLFTNLLRSFLDDQESEDGDVLDTIREIRQSREFLDERWHVAVAWRSPSKALTTRVDQIECGLRLMVPALAARARHAQMTLVRSVGAEWGRRPDGVKTAVEEALAAEMEELVGVVVDANRLRKSVLADILSVTSVYQAALFLEALAEFLVGFRDNKLLKEFDKCKIYVSIDT; the protein is encoded by the coding sequence ATGTTGAAATCAGCTCTCTTCAGAAGAAAGAAATCCGCCAGTACTTCAAAACCCTTCGAGATTTTCTACAAAGAGTGGTTCGCCACCCTCGCCGACACTCTCCTCCCCCAGCTCCGCCGTGCTCTCTCCTCCGTTTCCACATCCCCGGCCCTTCTCTCCGCCCAAGTCGACGCCATGCACCACCACCTCCGCTCCTACTACGAGAACATGGAGCTCGCCGCCGTTGAAGACGTGGCTCAATGCCTTTACCCCGGGTGGCGCAACTCTCTCGAGAAACCATTCCTCTGGCTCGCCGACCTCCACCCTTACCTCTTCACGAATCTCCTCAGATCATTCCTCGACGATCAAGAATCCGAAGACGGCGACGTTCTTGATACGATTCGGGAGATTCGACAATCTCGCGAGTTTCTTGACGAGCGGTGGCACGTGGCGGTGGCTTGGAGGAGCCCGTCGAAGGCTTTGACGACGAGGGTCGATCAGATTGAATGCGGGTTGAGGCTCATGGTGCCTGCCCTCGCGGCTCGGGCGCGCCACGCGCAGATGACGCTGGTGAGGAGCGTGGGGGCGGAGTGGGGGAGGAGGCCGGATGGGGTGAAGACGGCGGTGGAAGAGGCGTTGGCGGCGGAGATGGAGGAGCTAGTTGGGGTGGTGGTGGATGCCAACAGGCTGAGGAAGAGCGTTTTAGCAGATATTTTGAGCGTAACGAGTGTATACCAGGCCGCTTTGTTTCTTGAAGCGCTCGCTGAATTCTTGGTTGGATTTAGAGATAACAAATTGCTCAAAGAATTCGATAAGTGCAAAATCTACGTATCAATTGACACATAG
- the LOC140875961 gene encoding NAC domain-containing protein 7-like: MNSTFSNVPPGFRFHPTDEELVDYYLRKKIASIKFDLDVIKDVDLYKIEPWDLQELCKIGTEEQDDYYFFSHKDKKYPTGTRTNRATKAGFWKATGRDKAIYSKHNLIGMRKTLVFYKGRAPNGLKSDWIMHEYRLETNENGTTQEEGWAVCRVFKKRIAATIRYEDEHDSARWYNCDDQVSFMPYFDSPKLISHPHYTCKQELESQYNIPEHDAAFLKLPYLESQQSATLNINAHCSSSIDVPYGFQEERLLGSNNIRVDVNTLYHDQDVLEQVTDWRLLDKFVASQLSQDGVNNSNEASDQVSESASFPN; this comes from the exons ATGAATTCTACATTTTCAAATGTTCCTCCTGGATTTAGATTTCACCCCACGGATGAAGAATTAGTCGACTACTATCTCAGAAAAAAGATTGCTTCCATAAAATTTGATTTAGATGTCATAAAAGATGTCGATTTATACAAAATAGAGCCGTGGGATCTTCAAG AACTGTGCAAGATTGGAACTGAAGAACAGGATGATTACTACTTCTTCAGCCACAAGGATAAGAAGTATCCGACGGGGACTCGAACGAATCGAGCCACTAAAGCTGGATTCTGGAAAGCTACGGGAAGAGACAAGGCTATTTATTCTAAGCATAATTTGATTGGCATGAGAAAAACTTTAGTATTTTACAAAGGTCGAGCCCCCAACGGCCTGAAATCCGACTGGATCATGCATGAGTATCGACTCGAAACCAATGAAAATGGAACAACTCAG GAAGAAGGATGGGCAGTATGCAGGGTATTCAAGAAAAGAATAGCTGCTACTATACGGTACGAGGACGAACACGACTCGGCACGTTGGTACAACTGCGACGATCAAGTTTCCTTCATGCCATATTTTGATTCACCTAAGCTGATATCTCATCCTCACTACACCTGCAAACAAGAACTCGAATCGCAATACAACATTCCTGAACATGATGCAGCATTTCTCAAGCTTCCCTATCTAGAGTCACAACAATCAGCCACACTGAATATTAATGCTCACTGTAGCAGCTCGATAGATGTCCCATATGGCTTCCAAGAAGAACGACTTCTGGGAAGCAATAATATTCGAGTGGATGTTAACACACTTTACCACGATCAGGACGTACTCGAGCAAGTGACCGACTGGCGACTGCTCGACAAGTTTGTCGCGTCTCAGCTGAGCCAAGATGGGGTTAACAACTCCAATGAGGCTTCTGATCAGGTCTCTGAATCAGCGAGCTTCCCAAATTGA
- the LOC140875949 gene encoding acid beta-fructofuranosidase-like — protein MMSHPNPLFPEFRDSEIPCDDSFASCSHTPLLDSTSSSSSSAVAAATMSPRKHRRRPSTFILLLLLGMLGIALLVVVAVRNYGHEPDEVVPTPPHYDCTTRPERMRPVLRGVAEGVSPKSFWPLMLHAGPAYTWNSTLLAWQTSAFHFQPKKNWMNDPNGPLLYKGWYHLFYQYNPYGAVWGNIVWGHAVSRDLIHWRHLPIAMVPDHWYDINGVWTGSATVLKDGQLVMLYTGSTNASVQVQNLAYPADPLDPLLVDWVKYSGNPVLVPPPGVAAKDFRDPTTAWLTPEGMWRIAIGSKVNKTGISLMYDTKDFKTFKLQDGVLRAVSGTGMWECVDFYPVSEIMENGLDTSVNGPGVKHVMKTSLDDDRNDYYAIGSYDSDAGIWTPDDPKIDVGIGLRYDYGIFYASKTFYDEAENRRILWGWIKETDSEKSDREKGWSSLQAIPRTILFDRKTGSNILQWPVKEVERLRLNKVVFDKVVAKAGSVVHLDVGCTADQLDIVAEFEVDQEALSRLNGTDTAYNCSSSATRGALGPFGLMVLTDDALSEQTPVFFYISKDTQGNFKTFFCADHSRSSEATDVDKRIYGSTVPVLQGEKLSMRMLVDHSIVESFAQGGRTCITSRIYPTKAIYEDAKIFLFNNATDVDITASLQIWRMSGAYAH, from the exons ATGATGTCTCATCCTAACCCATTATTTCCTGAATTCCGCGATTCGGAAATCCCATGCGATGATTCTTTCGCGTCATGTTCCCACACCCCTTTGCTTGACTCCACCTCCTCCTCTTCCTCCTCCGCGGTCGCTGCCGCCACGATGTCTCCGCGGAAGCATCGACGACGACCCTCCACTTTTATCCTCCTCCTGTTGTTGGGGATGTTAGGGATCGCGTTACTTGTGGTGGTGGCTGTTAGAAATTATGGACACGAGCCTGATGAGGTGGTTCCGACGCCACCGCATTATGATTGCACGACGCGGCCGGAGAGGATGCGTCCGGTGTTGCGTGGGGTGGCGGAAGGGGTGTCTCCCAAGAGCTTTTGGCCGTTGATGTTGCATGCGGGGCCTGCGTATACATGGAATTCTACATTGTTGGCTTGGCAAACTTCGGCTTTTCATTTTCAGCCTAAGAAGAATTGGATGAATG ATCCCAATG GTCCGTTGCTATACAAGGGATGGTACCATTTGTTCTATCAATACAACCCATATGGTGCAGTCTGGGGCAACATTGTCTGGGGTCATGCAGTTTCAAGGGACCTAATACATTGGCGCCACCTCCCGATCGCCATGGTACCCGACCACTGGTACGATATCAACGGTGTCTGGACAGGGTCCGCGACAGTGCTCAAAGATGGCCAGCTTGTCATGCTCTACACAGGATCGACAAATGCGTCGGTTCAAGTTCAAAATCTTGCATACCCTGCTGACCCTTTGGATCCTCTCCTCGTCGACTGGGTGAAGTATTCCGGTAACCCGGTCTTAGTCCCTCCACCAGGTGTTGCAGCTAAGGACTTTCGTGATCCGACCACTGCGTGGTTGACACCGGAAGGGATGTGGCGCATAGCTATTGGCTCTAAGGTTAACAAGACTGGGATTTCATTGATGTATGACACTAAGGACTTCAAAACCTTTAAACTTCAAGATGGGGTGCTCCGGGCGGTTTCTGGCACTGGTATGTGGGAATGCGTGGATTTCTACCCTGTTTCGGAGATCATGGAAAACGGCCTAGACACATCGGTTAATGGTCCCGGAGTTAAACATGTTATGAAGACTAGTCTTGATGATGACAGGAATGACTACTACGCTATTGGAAGTTATGATAGTGATGCTGGAATATGGACCCCTGATGATCCAAAAATAGATGTTGGTATTGGATTGAGATACGATTATGGGATTTTCTATGCATCCAAGACGTTTTACGATGAAGCAGAGAATAGAAGAATCTTGTGGGGATGGATCAAAGAGACAGATAGTGAAAAGTCTGATAGAGAAAAGGGTTGGTCTTCACTTCAG GCTATTCCAAGGACAATATTGTTCGACAGAAAGACTGGCAGCAACATTCTCCAATGGCCAGTGAAGGAGGTGGAAAGATTGAGACTGAACAAGGTGGTTTTCGACAAGGTGGTGGCGAAAGCTGGTTCTGTTGTACACCTTGATGTTGGCTGTACTGCTGATCAG CTTGACATCGTGGCCGAGTTTGAAGTGGATCAGGAGGCTTTGAGCAGGTTAAATGGAACAGATACGGCCTACAATTGCTCCAGCAGTGCCACCAGAGGTGCATTAGGACCATTTGGTTTGATGGTTCTGACCGACGACGCCCTATCGGAGCAAACTCCAGTTTTCTTCTATATTTCTAAGGATACACAAGGAAATTTCAAGACATTCTTCTGTGCTGATCACTCAAG GTCTTCTGAGGCAACTGATGTGGACAAGAGGATCTATGGAAGCACAGTACCAGTGCTACAAGGGGAAAAACTATCTATGAGAATGCTT GTTGATCATTCGATAGTCGAGAGCTTTGCTCAAGGCGGGAGGACGTGCATCACATCGCGTATTTATCCGACGAAAGCCATATATGAAGACGCTAAAATCTTCTTGTTCAACAATGCCACCGATGTGGATATCACTGCATCACTACAGATATGGCGAATGAGTGGTGCATATGCCCATTGA
- the LOC140875137 gene encoding probable xyloglucan galactosyltransferase GT19: MPPPPLLLLLTATVFLFLVSAVKSQDSDPESDCTNKWIYIRHLPPQFNLHLLTNCSQYPLFDDFCPYLSNHGLGQKTHNNSHSWYRTDPFMLELIFHRRMLEYPCLTSDPNLANAVYIPYYAGIDSLKYLFGPEVNSSFNHGLDLFHYLAHVDNPSIWRKNQGHDHFLVMARPAWDFSQPLSNDPPIFGTSFLELPEFFNVTALTLESRAYPWQEQAIPYPTSFHPPNLAYLESWINRVRKSRRNTLMLFSAGGGISANPNIRRSIRLECDNTTNMNANGTGYGKFCEFVDCSNGVCEHDPIMVMKPMLQASFCLQPPGDTPARRSTFDGILAGCIPVFFEDLSAKKQYGWHLPEEEYNEFSVFIAKEDVVFKGLKIVDVLMGIPRSEVRRMREKLVEMMPRIMYRKHGSSLGLRSKKDAFDFAVQGTLQRIKSRTEEFADQ; this comes from the coding sequence ATGCCTCCGCCGCCCCTGCTACTTCTACTCACCGCCACCGTCTTCCTCTTCCTCGTCTCCGCCGTCAAATCACAAGACTCCGATCCCGAATCTGACTGCACGAACAAATGGATCTACATCCGCCACCTCCCGCCCCAATTCAACCTCCATCTCCTCACCAACTGCTCCCAATATCCTCTATTCGACGATTTCTGCCCTTATCTCTCCAACCATGGCCTCGGCCAAAAGACGCACAACAACTCCCACAGCTGGTACAGAACCGACCCTTTTATGCTTGAACTCATTTTCCACCGCCGTATGCTTGAATACCCTTGTTTGACCTCTGATCCCAATCTCGCAAACGCAGTTTACATCCCCTATTATGCTGGGATCGACAGCTTGAAATACCTTTTCGGCCCCGAAGTCAATTCCAGCTTCAACCATGGATTGGATTTGTTTCATTATCTAGCACATGTGGACAACCCTTCCATATGGAGAAAGAATCAGGGCCACGATCATTTCTTGGTAATGGCACGCCCTGCCTGGGATTTCAGCCAGCCATTATCGAACGACCCGCCGATTTTCGGGACTTCGTTTCTCGAATTGCCCGAGTTTTTCAATGTCACGGCTCTGACTCTTGAATCCAGGGCTTACCCATGGCAAGAACAAGCAATCCCATATCCCACCTCGTTTCACCCTCCAAATTTAGCTTACCTGGAGTCGTGGATCAATAGGGTGAGGAAATCAAGGAGAAACACTTTGATGTTATTCTCTGCTGGAGGTGGGATTTCCGCTAATCCCAATATCAGAAGAAGCATTAGGCTTGAATGTGATAACACCACTAATATGAATGCCAATGGCACTGGATATGGCAAATTCTGCGAATTTGTGGACTGTTCGAATGGGGTATGTGAACATGATCCTATAATGGTGATGAAGCCAATGCTGCAGGCTAGTTTCTGCCTGCAGCCTCCGGGGGATACGCCGGCTAGGCGTTCGACATTCGATGGCATTCTCGCCGGTTGTATACCGGTTTTTTTCGAGGATTTGTCTGCGAAAAAGCAGTACGGGTGGCACTTGCCGGAGGAGGAGTACAATGAATTCTCTGTGTTTATAGCCAAGGAAGATGTTGTGTTTAAAGGGTTGAAAATCGTTGATGTATTGATGGGTATACCGAGAAGTGAAGTAAGGAGAATGAGGGAAAAATTAGTGGAGATGATGCCTAGAATTATGTACAGAAAGCATGGGAGTTCATTGGGGCTCAGAAGTAAGAAAGATGCATTTGATTTTGCGGTTCAGGGGACTTTGCAGAGGATCAAATCAAGAACTGAAGAGTTTGCAGATCAATGA